In Sphingobacteriaceae bacterium, the following proteins share a genomic window:
- a CDS encoding 3-deoxy-8-phosphooctulonate synthase, which yields MKKIVKVGDINCGSDELFLISGPCVIEDEKIMMDTAEKLKEVSARLNIKIIYKSSFLKDNRSSLKYYDGPGLEKGMKILAKVKEQFGFPLITDIHESYQAAIAGEVCDVLQIPAYLCMQSSLIVAAAKTGKVVNIKHGQFLAPDNMKHPLQKCIEAGNDNVILTERGYVFGYNDLIVDPRAFYHMNKLGYPVVFDVTHCVRKYGIPSSDAKGGAREFLPVLGRAGVASGVDGLFVETHPDPSTALCDAASQLCVYDLEEYLKPLIELHNVVRKYPNH from the coding sequence ATGAAAAAAATAGTAAAAGTTGGAGATATAAATTGTGGTTCTGATGAGCTTTTTTTAATTAGTGGTCCTTGTGTTATTGAGGACGAAAAAATCATGATGGACACTGCTGAAAAATTAAAAGAAGTAAGCGCTCGTCTTAACATTAAAATTATTTATAAATCGAGTTTTTTAAAAGATAATCGTAGTAGTTTAAAATATTATGATGGTCCGGGACTGGAAAAAGGGATGAAGATTCTTGCGAAGGTAAAAGAGCAGTTCGGCTTTCCCCTGATTACAGATATTCACGAAAGTTATCAGGCAGCAATTGCAGGAGAAGTTTGTGACGTTCTTCAAATTCCTGCCTATCTGTGTATGCAGAGCAGCCTCATAGTAGCTGCTGCAAAAACCGGGAAGGTGGTAAATATTAAACACGGTCAATTTCTTGCACCAGATAATATGAAACATCCGTTGCAAAAATGTATTGAGGCGGGAAATGATAATGTAATTCTAACAGAGCGCGGTTATGTATTCGGATATAACGATCTTATTGTTGATCCACGTGCTTTTTACCATATGAATAAATTGGGATATCCAGTGGTATTCGACGTAACCCACTGCGTGCGTAAGTATGGTATTCCAAGTTCAGATGCAAAAGGTGGAGCCCGTGAATTTTTACCCGTATTAGGCAGAGCAGGAGTAGCCAGTGGAGTGGATGGGTTATTTGTAGAAACTCATCCCGATCCTTCTACAGCTTTGTGTGATGCAGCCTCACAACTTTGTGTTTATGACCTTGAAGAGTATTTAAAACCACTTATTGAACTCCATAACGTGGTGAGGAAATATCCAAATCATTAA
- a CDS encoding cytochrome C peroxidase — translation MIATLLLVITFVTFSFKNDQQQTNYSLGYFKGLTEFNKKQSTLLSSIRTTDFSSAEARKKIKAQINLVRMDLKKMDFWFRYLEPVSYKKINGPLPVEWETEVFEKFEKPYRREGAGLTLAGLYIEEETISKDSVFNLMQSSLKASQIYNEDSITVHLKTFDHFYLCNRLFLLNLAAIYTTGFECPDPERIIPELRIMLGNTYSTYLSFNESFPANALSESYLTLYKEAITFANTQPDDNLEFDHFTFIKKFVNPLFAKNQQLIRDYKVVTKSYVDYSLSKSATSIFSKSLYKGQNAKGVFVRVYDEKVLEEIDNLGKLLFYDPILSGNNLRSCASCHKPEQFFTDTLTATSLQFDGKSALPRNSPTLVNANYNHLLMADGVHTSLQDQTRAVITNSLELSCAEKDVLKKILSCDDYKNGFKELLKYTPQLSEISMDHITSAITMYYSKFSRYNAPFDMAINDDKELAKDAMAGFNVFMGKAQCATCHFAPQFNGVKPPYVGSEFEVIGVPKDSSFNYLSGDQGRYTVNPSEQTLNAFRTGTVRNAEKTKPYMHNGVFRDLNQVIDFYDAGGGAGRGLNVPNQTLSSDSLHLSKEEKTNLLAFMKSLTEVIPFEKAPDTLPKSKIKTLNKRKVGGEY, via the coding sequence ATAATAGCTACCCTACTTCTTGTAATTACATTTGTTACTTTTTCCTTTAAGAACGATCAGCAACAAACAAATTATTCACTTGGTTATTTTAAAGGGTTAACCGAGTTTAACAAAAAACAATCCACACTGTTAAGCAGTATTCGTACAACTGATTTTAGTTCGGCTGAAGCACGAAAAAAAATAAAAGCTCAGATCAATTTGGTTCGAATGGATTTAAAAAAAATGGATTTCTGGTTCCGGTATCTAGAACCTGTATCCTATAAAAAAATTAACGGTCCCCTACCCGTAGAATGGGAAACAGAAGTTTTTGAAAAATTTGAAAAACCCTACAGGCGCGAAGGCGCAGGCTTAACATTAGCCGGCCTTTATATTGAGGAAGAAACTATATCTAAAGACTCAGTTTTCAACCTCATGCAATCTTCACTTAAAGCCTCACAAATTTATAATGAAGATTCTATCACCGTTCACCTTAAAACCTTCGACCATTTCTATTTATGCAACCGTTTATTTTTATTAAACCTTGCAGCCATTTATACAACAGGCTTTGAATGTCCCGATCCTGAAAGAATAATTCCTGAGCTCAGAATAATGTTGGGAAATACTTATTCAACTTACCTATCTTTTAATGAAAGTTTTCCTGCCAACGCACTTTCAGAATCTTATCTGACGCTTTACAAGGAGGCTATTACTTTCGCAAATACACAACCGGATGATAATCTTGAATTTGATCACTTCACTTTTATAAAAAAATTTGTAAATCCTCTTTTTGCTAAAAACCAGCAATTGATAAGAGATTACAAAGTTGTAACAAAAAGTTATGTTGATTATTCTTTAAGTAAAAGTGCGACCTCTATTTTCAGTAAATCGCTTTACAAAGGTCAAAACGCCAAGGGAGTTTTTGTAAGAGTTTATGATGAAAAAGTTTTAGAAGAAATTGATAACCTTGGAAAACTTCTATTTTACGACCCTATTCTATCTGGAAATAATCTGAGAAGCTGCGCTTCCTGCCACAAGCCCGAGCAATTCTTCACAGACACCTTAACGGCAACATCACTTCAATTTGATGGTAAAAGCGCCTTACCACGCAACTCCCCAACTTTGGTAAACGCTAATTACAATCATTTATTGATGGCAGATGGTGTTCATACTTCCTTGCAAGATCAGACACGGGCTGTGATCACAAACTCACTGGAGCTCTCCTGCGCAGAAAAAGATGTCCTCAAAAAAATTCTCAGCTGCGACGACTACAAAAATGGATTTAAAGAGTTGCTAAAATATACTCCCCAACTATCCGAAATATCAATGGATCATATAACGTCCGCAATAACCATGTATTACAGCAAATTTAGCAGGTACAATGCTCCATTTGACATGGCCATAAACGATGATAAAGAATTGGCCAAAGACGCTATGGCAGGCTTTAATGTGTTTATGGGTAAGGCCCAGTGCGCCACATGTCATTTTGCGCCTCAGTTTAATGGTGTTAAGCCTCCCTATGTGGGATCTGAATTTGAAGTTATTGGGGTTCCTAAAGACAGTAGCTTTAATTATTTAAGCGGAGACCAGGGAAGATACACTGTAAATCCATCAGAACAAACTTTAAACGCATTCCGAACAGGAACCGTTCGTAATGCAGAGAAAACCAAACCCTATATGCACAACGGAGTATTTAGGGATTTAAATCAGGTAATTGATTTTTATGATGCTGGCGGCGGTGCTGGCCGTGGCTTAAACGTGCCAAATCAAACATTATCTTCCGACTCTTTACACTTATCTAAGGAAGAAAAAACTAACCTCCTTGCTTTTATGAAATCTCTCACTGAGGTGATCCCCTTTGAAAAAGCCCCAGACACTTTACCAAAATCCAAAATAAAAACTCTAAATAAACGAAAAGTGGGAGGCGAATACTAA
- a CDS encoding DNA-binding response regulator, translating to MENQDIIKVVIIEDDETIRSGFTYLINASEKYKIVNSYSSVENALPNLAADEPQVILLDIELPGIRGVDAIPKIKTLLPKTHILMLTVYENEDNVFNALTKGAAGYLVKSDSTEKIMDAIQEVVNGGAPMSMNVAKIVIKSFHKNQNSPLTKRETEILEQVANGKSRSKIAKEMFIDLETVKSHIKHIYVKLNVHSREDAIKEAKNNKYI from the coding sequence ATGGAAAACCAGGACATTATTAAAGTTGTAATCATAGAAGATGATGAAACCATAAGAAGCGGTTTCACTTATCTGATTAACGCTTCAGAAAAATACAAAATTGTTAATTCCTATTCCAGCGTGGAAAATGCCCTGCCAAACCTTGCCGCCGACGAACCACAGGTAATTCTTCTGGATATTGAATTACCGGGTATTAGAGGTGTTGACGCCATTCCTAAAATAAAGACACTTTTACCTAAAACACATATTTTAATGTTGACGGTGTATGAGAACGAAGATAATGTGTTTAATGCTCTAACTAAAGGAGCTGCTGGTTATCTCGTAAAAAGCGACAGTACAGAAAAAATAATGGACGCCATACAAGAAGTAGTTAACGGTGGTGCGCCAATGAGTATGAACGTGGCTAAGATTGTTATTAAATCATTTCATAAAAATCAAAATTCTCCCCTTACAAAACGCGAAACAGAAATTCTTGAGCAGGTTGCAAACGGAAAAAGTCGTAGCAAGATCGCTAAAGAAATGTTTATAGATCTTGAAACCGTTAAATCACATATCAAACACATTTATGTGAAGCTGAATGTTCATTCGCGCGAGGATGCCATTAAAGAAGCCAAGAATAATAAATATATCTAA
- a CDS encoding 7-carboxy-7-deazaguanine synthase QueE, with translation MLIVGYEKQFPTFTRLNYKLHSLSAGDDVLLKAGKLLPLMEEFYTIQGEGFNTGKAAYFIRIGGCDVGCHWCDVKESWDANIHPLTPIEKIVENVLAYKATSVVVTGGEPLIYNLEALTWLLKQNGIETFIETSGAYTLSGNWDWICLSPKKTMVPLKAIYTKAHELKVIVFNKHDFKWAEEQADLVSKDCFLYLQPEWSKHAQLVPEIIEYVKSNPKWMISLQTHKYMNIP, from the coding sequence ATGCTCATTGTGGGTTACGAAAAACAATTCCCTACCTTTACGCGCTTGAATTACAAATTACATAGCCTAAGTGCCGGCGATGACGTACTGCTGAAAGCCGGGAAATTATTGCCTTTAATGGAAGAGTTTTATACAATCCAGGGAGAAGGTTTTAACACGGGTAAGGCCGCCTACTTTATCCGCATTGGTGGGTGTGATGTTGGTTGTCATTGGTGTGACGTTAAAGAAAGTTGGGATGCGAATATTCATCCGCTTACTCCTATTGAAAAAATAGTTGAAAATGTTTTAGCTTACAAAGCTACAAGCGTTGTGGTTACAGGCGGCGAACCACTTATTTACAACCTTGAGGCGCTTACTTGGTTACTGAAACAAAACGGCATCGAAACTTTTATTGAAACTTCCGGGGCGTATACTTTGAGCGGCAACTGGGACTGGATCTGTCTTTCACCAAAAAAGACCATGGTACCGTTAAAAGCTATTTATACAAAAGCGCATGAACTAAAAGTGATTGTGTTTAATAAGCATGATTTTAAGTGGGCCGAAGAACAAGCTGACCTGGTGAGTAAAGACTGTTTTTTATATCTGCAGCCAGAATGGAGCAAACATGCGCAATTGGTTCCTGAGATTATTGAGTATGTAAAATCAAATCCGAAATGGATGATTAGTTTGCAGACTCATAAGTACATGAATATTCCTTAG
- the bshA gene encoding N-acetyl-alpha-D-glucosaminyl L-malate synthase BshA, which yields MNIGMVCFPTYGGSGVVATELGIALANKGHKVHFMSYSQPFRLNLFNENLFYHEFNVNDYPLFEYQPYESVLASKIVDVAIYEQLDVLHVHYAIPHASVAYTAQQILKSKKINLPYVTTLHGTDITLVGRDPAFEPVIRFSLNNSNAITSVSESLKKDTLKTFKIDNKITVIPNFINIKDYEESKEYCIKRKYAPKGEKILVHISNFRKVKRIEDVLGIFENVRKEVPTKLIFVGDGPEKSHIEQLSRQMNLQHDIINLGKITDPKEILSVADLFILPSETESFGLAALEAMAMKVPVISTNSGGLPEVNINGKTGFLSNVGDVKEMSENAVRLLKDDTLLAQFKQNAFNQAKQFDIEKILPLYEKVYNELLVRESISQ from the coding sequence ATGAATATCGGAATGGTTTGCTTTCCAACCTATGGAGGAAGCGGAGTAGTAGCAACAGAACTCGGAATTGCCCTTGCAAACAAAGGTCACAAAGTGCATTTTATGTCCTATAGTCAGCCTTTTCGTTTGAACCTTTTTAACGAGAATTTATTCTACCACGAATTTAACGTAAACGATTACCCGCTTTTTGAATACCAGCCTTACGAAAGCGTATTGGCAAGTAAAATAGTAGATGTTGCTATTTACGAGCAGCTAGATGTACTTCACGTGCATTATGCGATCCCGCACGCATCAGTTGCCTACACAGCCCAGCAAATTTTAAAATCAAAGAAAATAAATCTCCCTTATGTTACCACCTTGCACGGTACAGATATAACGCTTGTTGGACGAGATCCCGCTTTTGAACCAGTTATTCGTTTTTCACTAAACAATAGTAATGCGATTACTTCGGTTTCTGAAAGTCTAAAAAAAGATACCTTAAAAACCTTTAAGATTGATAATAAGATAACGGTAATTCCCAATTTTATTAATATCAAAGATTACGAGGAAAGCAAAGAGTACTGTATTAAACGGAAATACGCTCCAAAAGGCGAAAAAATTTTAGTGCACATAAGTAATTTTAGAAAAGTAAAAAGAATAGAAGACGTTTTAGGCATTTTTGAAAACGTGAGAAAAGAAGTGCCTACTAAGTTGATTTTTGTAGGTGATGGTCCTGAAAAGTCACACATTGAGCAGCTTTCAAGACAAATGAATTTACAGCACGATATTATTAACCTTGGTAAGATTACCGACCCTAAAGAAATATTAAGTGTTGCTGACCTGTTTATTTTACCTTCGGAAACAGAAAGCTTTGGTTTGGCAGCTTTAGAAGCTATGGCCATGAAAGTGCCTGTCATTAGCACCAATAGCGGAGGCTTGCCAGAAGTAAATATAAACGGCAAAACCGGTTTTTTAAGTAACGTGGGAGATGTGAAGGAAATGTCGGAAAATGCCGTACGGTTATTGAAAGATGATACACTGCTGGCACAATTTAAACAGAATGCCTTTAACCAGGCTAAACAATTTGATATTGAAAAAATCCTTCCGCTTTATGAAAAGGTTTATAATGAGCTGCTTGTGAGAGAATCTATCAGTCAATAA
- a CDS encoding Co2+/Mg2+ efflux protein ApaG: protein MVKTSTHNIEISVEVKYWPQHSMPKENHYFFVYFITIENKSDFSVQLLRRHWDIFDSIGESRQVDGDGVVGETPVLEPGQKFEYNSGCNLTSEMGHMKGYYTLLKLLDGKEFNVEIPKFELIVPAKMN from the coding sequence ATGGTAAAGACAAGTACTCACAATATCGAAATTTCTGTAGAAGTAAAATATTGGCCGCAGCATAGCATGCCAAAGGAGAATCACTATTTCTTCGTTTATTTCATTACTATCGAAAATAAGAGTGATTTCTCAGTTCAATTATTGAGAAGACATTGGGATATTTTTGATAGCATTGGTGAGAGCCGCCAGGTAGATGGCGACGGAGTTGTGGGCGAAACCCCTGTGTTAGAGCCAGGTCAAAAATTTGAATATAACAGTGGTTGCAACCTCACCAGTGAAATGGGACATATGAAAGGCTACTACACGCTTTTGAAACTGTTGGATGGTAAAGAATTTAATGTGGAAATTCCAAAATTTGAACTTATTGTGCCGGCTAAAATGAATTAG
- a CDS encoding protease, with product MSSFGTLILLVLILLTLFFSFVTVQQGTIAITTIFGKFRRILRPGLNFKIPLIERVFKKISVQNRSSELGFQAVTVDQANVNFTAMLLYSVINSDEETIKNVAFKFIDEKNFMQALVRSVEGSVRAFVATKKQSEVLILRRDIVEAVKDQLDRTLEEWGYHLIDLQLNDITFDDEVMRSMAKVVASNNLKSAAENEGQALLITRTKAAEAEGNFIKISAQAEKDASQLKGQGIALFRQEVAKGMAGAAKEMEEAHLDSSLILFSMWTESVKNFAQEGKGNVIFLDGSVEGMQKTMKDMMALNQLNQNTKK from the coding sequence ATGTCGTCATTCGGAACACTCATATTACTTGTTCTTATTTTACTCACATTGTTTTTTTCATTTGTGACTGTTCAGCAAGGTACTATTGCTATTACAACGATCTTTGGAAAATTCAGGCGTATTCTTCGTCCTGGATTAAATTTTAAAATTCCTTTAATTGAGCGAGTTTTCAAAAAAATATCCGTTCAAAATCGCAGTTCTGAACTTGGTTTCCAGGCAGTTACTGTCGATCAGGCAAACGTGAACTTTACAGCGATGTTGCTTTACTCGGTAATTAACAGCGATGAAGAAACTATTAAAAATGTTGCTTTTAAATTTATTGATGAAAAAAACTTCATGCAGGCACTTGTGCGTTCTGTAGAAGGCTCCGTGCGTGCTTTTGTTGCAACAAAAAAACAATCAGAGGTTTTAATTCTTAGAAGAGATATCGTAGAAGCTGTAAAAGATCAGTTGGACAGAACATTGGAAGAGTGGGGATACCATCTCATTGATCTTCAGTTAAACGATATTACTTTCGATGATGAAGTAATGCGTTCAATGGCCAAGGTAGTAGCCAGTAACAATTTAAAATCCGCTGCTGAAAACGAGGGTCAAGCCTTACTTATTACGCGTACGAAGGCCGCGGAGGCAGAAGGAAACTTTATTAAGATTTCTGCACAGGCTGAAAAAGACGCATCTCAGTTAAAAGGCCAGGGTATCGCTTTGTTTCGCCAGGAGGTAGCTAAAGGAATGGCGGGCGCAGCTAAAGAAATGGAAGAGGCGCACCTCGATTCTTCACTCATCTTATTTAGTATGTGGACAGAATCTGTGAAAAACTTTGCTCAGGAAGGGAAAGGAAATGTCATCTTCTTGGATGGTAGTGTTGAAGGCATGCAAAAAACGATGAAAGATATGATGGCATTGAATCAATTAAATCAAAATACAAAAAAATAA
- a CDS encoding capsular biosynthesis protein: MIPFSPPRIDDKICDEVVAALKSGWITTGPRTKTFEKKITEYCGNKNTICLNSATAGLEIMLRWFGVQAGDEVILPAYTYSATANVVIHCGATPVFVDVNKNDFNINVLEIEKAITGRTKVVMPVDFGGLPCDYNELNALVKKASDKFIAATENQKKLGRILVLSDSAHSFGGDYDGKKTGSLTDVSVFSFHAVKNLSTAEGGAVALNLPEPFDNLEVYSKLCISTLHGQNKDALAKTQKGNWKYDIVEAGYKCNMTDITAALGLIELERYDADTLVKRKHIVDVYNSLLEKDQRFELPVFKTSSKQSCYHLYPLRIKNITEQQRDAIMQEIFNADVSVNVHFIPVPAMSFYKNMGYDLSNYKVTYDNFSREITLPLFYDLSDEQIHTVVNAVVRAVDTVC, encoded by the coding sequence ATGATTCCATTTTCACCTCCCCGCATTGATGATAAAATTTGCGATGAAGTAGTTGCAGCCTTAAAAAGTGGTTGGATTACCACAGGGCCGCGCACCAAAACTTTTGAAAAGAAAATTACAGAATATTGCGGAAATAAAAATACGATTTGCCTTAACTCGGCTACAGCCGGATTAGAAATTATGTTACGCTGGTTTGGAGTGCAGGCCGGCGATGAAGTTATTCTCCCAGCCTATACATACTCTGCTACAGCCAATGTGGTTATTCACTGCGGTGCTACACCTGTTTTTGTAGATGTAAATAAAAACGATTTTAATATTAATGTCTTAGAAATTGAAAAAGCTATAACCGGCAGAACCAAAGTGGTTATGCCTGTTGATTTTGGTGGGCTACCCTGCGACTATAATGAATTGAATGCCCTGGTAAAAAAGGCATCCGACAAATTTATCGCGGCTACCGAAAATCAAAAAAAACTGGGAAGAATTCTTGTTTTAAGTGATTCGGCCCATTCATTTGGTGGCGATTATGACGGTAAAAAAACAGGATCCTTAACCGATGTGAGTGTGTTTTCCTTTCACGCTGTAAAAAATCTTTCTACCGCCGAGGGAGGAGCCGTAGCCTTAAACCTTCCTGAACCCTTTGATAACCTGGAGGTGTACAGTAAACTCTGCATTTCAACTTTACACGGACAAAACAAAGATGCGCTGGCAAAAACACAAAAGGGTAACTGGAAATACGATATTGTAGAAGCCGGTTATAAATGCAATATGACCGATATTACCGCGGCCCTTGGGCTCATAGAATTAGAACGATACGACGCAGATACTCTTGTTAAACGAAAACACATTGTAGACGTTTATAATTCTCTGCTTGAAAAAGACCAGCGTTTTGAGTTACCTGTTTTTAAGACGAGCAGCAAACAAAGTTGTTATCACTTGTATCCTTTGAGAATAAAAAATATTACGGAGCAACAGCGCGACGCAATTATGCAAGAAATTTTTAACGCAGACGTGAGTGTTAACGTTCATTTTATACCGGTTCCAGCCATGAGTTTCTATAAGAATATGGGTTACGATCTGAGCAACTACAAAGTTACTTACGATAATTTCAGTCGTGAAATCACACTCCCTTTATTTTACGATTTAAGTGATGAGCAAATTCATACTGTAGTTAATGCCGTTGTTAGAGCTGTAGATACAGTATGCTAA
- a CDS encoding glycosyl transferase yields MLKRLFDILVSLLGLIVLSPFLILVSLIVGLSSKGGVFYFQERVGIHGVSFKLFKFRTMRTGSEKKGLLTVGGRDPRVTRVGYYLRKYKIDELPQLLNVLFGSMSLVGPRPEVRKYVDLYSLEQKKVLNVKPGITDYASLDYFSENELLATSTDPEKTYIEQIMPAKLELNKKYISEAGLVTDLKIIMRTLGKIVS; encoded by the coding sequence ATGCTAAAACGTTTGTTTGATATTTTAGTTTCTTTGCTGGGGCTTATAGTGCTTTCTCCTTTTTTAATTCTGGTTTCATTAATAGTTGGCTTAAGTTCTAAGGGCGGAGTTTTTTATTTTCAGGAGAGAGTAGGTATTCACGGTGTAAGTTTTAAGCTTTTTAAATTTAGGACAATGCGAACGGGTTCAGAAAAAAAGGGACTACTAACAGTAGGAGGAAGAGATCCGAGAGTTACCAGAGTAGGTTATTACCTTCGTAAATATAAGATAGATGAATTGCCTCAACTTTTAAATGTTCTTTTCGGAAGCATGAGCCTTGTGGGGCCGAGACCGGAAGTTAGAAAGTATGTAGATCTTTACTCTTTGGAACAAAAAAAAGTTTTGAATGTAAAGCCGGGCATAACAGATTACGCATCGCTCGACTACTTTAGCGAGAACGAATTATTAGCCACCTCTACAGATCCTGAAAAAACTTACATAGAGCAGATAATGCCAGCAAAGTTAGAGTTGAATAAAAAGTATATTTCAGAAGCCGGACTAGTTACAGATCTCAAAATTATAATGAGAACTCTCGGTAAAATAGTTTCTTGA
- a CDS encoding MBL fold metallo-hydrolase codes for MKLYTINTGHFKLDGGAMFGVVPKTIWNKLNPADENNMCNWALRCLLIEDGNRLILIDNGMGTKQDAKFFGYYYLNGNDSLEKSLNANGFTKNDITDMVLTHLHFDHCGGSIDYNSDRTKLEPAFKNATYYCNEKHWQWATHPNPREKASFLKENILPIEESGQLKFIDSSTKLIPSLSFLEVNGHTEAMMLPVIDYKSKTLAYMADLIPSAGHLPIPYVMGYDMRPLETLKEKQEILTKAVENDWTLFFEHDPTIECISLEKTEKGVRKKDSFPLTEF; via the coding sequence ATGAAATTATACACTATTAATACAGGACATTTTAAACTTGACGGTGGCGCCATGTTTGGCGTTGTTCCTAAAACTATCTGGAACAAGTTAAATCCGGCGGATGAAAATAACATGTGTAATTGGGCCCTGCGATGCTTGCTTATTGAAGATGGTAACCGGCTTATACTTATAGATAACGGAATGGGAACAAAACAGGATGCTAAATTCTTTGGATACTATTACCTGAATGGAAACGACTCGCTGGAGAAATCTTTAAACGCCAACGGTTTTACTAAAAACGATATAACGGATATGGTATTGACGCATTTGCATTTTGATCACTGCGGTGGAAGTATCGACTATAATTCAGACAGAACCAAACTTGAACCTGCTTTTAAAAATGCAACCTATTACTGCAACGAAAAACACTGGCAATGGGCTACTCATCCTAATCCAAGGGAAAAAGCAAGCTTTTTAAAAGAAAATATTTTACCCATTGAAGAAAGTGGTCAACTAAAATTTATTGATAGCTCAACAAAACTTATTCCCTCCCTCTCATTTTTAGAAGTGAACGGTCACACGGAAGCCATGATGTTGCCGGTGATAGATTATAAAAGCAAAACGCTCGCTTACATGGCTGATCTTATTCCAAGTGCGGGGCACTTACCGATTCCTTATGTGATGGGTTACGACATGCGTCCACTCGAAACCTTAAAGGAAAAACAGGAGATTTTAACAAAAGCCGTTGAAAACGATTGGACATTATTCTTTGAACATGATCCCACTATTGAATGCATAAGTCTTGAGAAAACGGAAAAAGGCGTTCGAAAAAAAGACAGTTTTCCCTTAACCGAATTTTGA